Genomic segment of Deltaproteobacteria bacterium:
TGCTCTTCATCAAGCCGGTTTACAGCGGCAATGTGATCGCCCACTTCTCGGTTGATACAGAACCGTTCGTGACAACCATCCGTCCAAAGTCGGAGGGGCCCGCCCTTTTTTCTTCCGAACGGCGCGGAAAGCTTGTCTCCGTTCCTGTTGCAATCGACCGGTCTCTCACCACGATCGAGGTCGTGGAAAGGGTCCACGAAGACAATCATGGCATGCGTCTTCAGAATGCGGATGTCATCGTGGCGGGAGGACGGGGAATGGGCGGCCCAGAAGGATTTGATGCGCTTGCAGACCTCGCCGGTGTTCTCGGCGGGACAGTCGGTTCGAGCAGGCCACCCTGTGACCTGGGATGGATTCCGCCGTCGACCCAGATCGGGCAAACCGGCGAAATCGTCAAGCCCGACCTGTATATCGCCGTGGGAATATCAGGATCGACCCAGCACATCACGGGCATGGCGGGAGCAAAAACCGTCATCGCGATCAACACGGACCCCGGAGCGAACATATTCAGGATAGCCGATTATGGATTGATCGCCGATTATCATGAGGCCATCCCGGCATTCACGGAATCGCTGCGTGAGATCATCGGGGAAAGGGACACATAGAAGGTA
This window contains:
- a CDS encoding electron transfer flavoprotein subunit alpha/FixB family protein → MKSSSIAIIIELSAQRTVAAVSRECLHMGRKIADTLGCELAAIVLGSSIDAAAVEATCYDTDIVYAIEHSLLEGYEPELYLAAFLHSYEIYRPAGILMGHSLFSQDLAPRIACTLGAGLVMDATGFEFTSGEMLFIKPVYSGNVIAHFSVDTEPFVTTIRPKSEGPALFSSERRGKLVSVPVAIDRSLTTIEVVERVHEDNHGMRLQNADVIVAGGRGMGGPEGFDALADLAGVLGGTVGSSRPPCDLGWIPPSTQIGQTGEIVKPDLYIAVGISGSTQHITGMAGAKTVIAINTDPGANIFRIADYGLIADYHEAIPAFTESLREIIGERDT